A window of the Patescibacteria group bacterium genome harbors these coding sequences:
- a CDS encoding excinuclease ABC subunit UvrA, with protein HISSSLVGVVYVLDEPSIGLHQKDTEQLIETLKSLRDAGNTVIVVEHDTNIMLAADLIVDIGPRAGKNGGQIVAMGTPDEVKKNKHSLTGKYLTGELEIYIQKKNRKGAGQSIDIKGASEFNLKNIDVSIPLGKLVVVTGLSGSGKSTLIVEILSKALAKKFYRAKDEPGKHKEITGIDNIDKVVIIDQSPIGRTPRSNPATYTNIFTPIRELFTELPESRIKGFKPGHFSFNVKGGRCETCQGEGMVRIDMRFLSDVYVECRDCGGKRYNREALEVHYEGMTISDVLDMTVDEALQFFTKHQVIRDKLKTLSDVGLGYIKLGQPANTLSGGEAQRIKLATELSRRATGKTLYILDEPTTGLHFEDIKLLLNIINQLVDKGNTVLIIEHNLDIIKNADWVIDLGPEGGDGGGYVVAQGVPADIAKTPKSWTGKYLKAVMK; from the coding sequence CATATCAGCTCGTCATTAGTTGGAGTGGTCTATGTCCTCGACGAGCCGTCCATCGGCCTCCACCAAAAAGATACCGAACAGCTCATTGAAACACTCAAAAGCCTGCGAGATGCGGGCAATACCGTCATTGTTGTCGAACACGACACCAATATCATGCTTGCGGCAGACCTTATTGTGGATATCGGCCCGCGTGCAGGCAAGAACGGCGGACAAATCGTAGCCATGGGCACTCCGGATGAAGTGAAGAAAAATAAACACTCACTCACCGGGAAGTACCTCACCGGCGAACTTGAAATCTATATTCAAAAAAAGAACCGCAAAGGTGCCGGCCAATCAATCGACATCAAGGGTGCATCAGAGTTCAACCTCAAAAACATCGATGTAAGTATTCCTCTTGGAAAACTCGTTGTTGTCACCGGACTGTCCGGATCCGGAAAAAGCACGCTTATTGTTGAAATACTCAGCAAGGCGTTAGCAAAAAAATTCTACCGCGCAAAAGACGAACCTGGAAAGCATAAAGAAATCACCGGCATCGACAATATCGACAAAGTCGTCATCATCGATCAATCGCCGATCGGCCGCACTCCCCGTTCGAACCCTGCAACGTATACCAATATCTTCACGCCGATTCGCGAACTCTTTACCGAGCTGCCGGAATCACGTATCAAGGGATTCAAGCCGGGGCATTTTAGCTTCAATGTAAAAGGCGGGCGCTGCGAAACCTGCCAGGGCGAAGGCATGGTGCGCATTGACATGCGTTTTCTTTCTGATGTGTATGTTGAATGCCGGGATTGCGGAGGCAAGCGGTACAATCGCGAAGCACTCGAAGTCCACTATGAAGGCATGACGATTTCTGACGTTTTAGATATGACTGTTGATGAAGCGCTGCAATTTTTCACCAAACATCAAGTGATCCGCGACAAACTCAAAACACTTTCAGATGTGGGGTTGGGATATATCAAGTTGGGCCAACCGGCAAACACTCTTTCCGGCGGCGAGGCGCAGCGCATCAAACTTGCAACAGAGCTTTCACGCCGCGCAACCGGCAAGACGCTCTATATTCTTGATGAGCCGACAACGGGTTTGCATTTTGAAGATATCAAGTTGCTTCTCAATATCATCAACCAGCTTGTCGACAAAGGAAATACCGTTCTCATCATCGAGCACAATTTGGATATTATCAAAAACGCCGATTGGGTTATTGATCTTGGCCCGGAAGGCGGAGATGGAGGCGGCTACGTGGTAGCCCAAGGAGTCCCTGCTGATATCGCCAAAACTCCTAAGAGCTGGACAGGCAAATACCTCAAAGCTGTGATGAAGTAA
- the folE gene encoding GTP cyclohydrolase I FolE, producing the protein MIRAKKREQLIVDLLKSIGEDPDREDLKNTPKRVAKMWEEFFKGYDPTHKPVITTFKNKNEQNNDQLIIDTGHFFSHCEHHLVPFFGKYYFAYIPNKKIIGLSKIARVVDYYAARLQIQERLVREVADEINSAVKPKGLAFVLRARHLCKEMRGVLKYGGEMTVSDMRGVFKTKKSMKMELVSYINTHG; encoded by the coding sequence ATGATTAGAGCAAAAAAAAGAGAACAGTTGATAGTCGACTTACTTAAAAGCATCGGCGAAGATCCTGACAGAGAGGACTTAAAAAATACTCCCAAGAGAGTTGCTAAAATGTGGGAAGAATTTTTCAAGGGATATGATCCCACACATAAGCCTGTTATAACAACATTTAAAAATAAGAATGAACAAAATAACGATCAGTTAATTATCGATACTGGTCATTTTTTTTCTCATTGTGAACATCATTTAGTTCCATTTTTCGGCAAATATTACTTTGCATATATACCAAATAAAAAAATAATCGGATTGTCAAAAATCGCAAGAGTTGTCGATTATTATGCCGCTCGTCTTCAAATACAAGAGAGACTCGTACGAGAAGTCGCTGATGAAATAAATAGTGCAGTAAAGCCGAAGGGACTTGCTTTTGTGTTAAGAGCGAGACATCTTTGTAAGGAAATGAGGGGAGTATTGAAATATGGCGGTGAGATGACAGTCAGTGATATGAGAGGAGTTTTTAAAACTAAGAAATCAATGAAAATGGAATTGGTAAGTTATATTAATACTCATGGATAA